One Papaver somniferum cultivar HN1 chromosome 10, ASM357369v1, whole genome shotgun sequence genomic window carries:
- the LOC113319531 gene encoding electron transfer flavoprotein subunit alpha, mitochondrial-like, which translates to MTVLMNFLRRSPFNKHRFLSVVSSSRFASTLVLGEHENGHMKQSSLSAIEAASRAIGGSEEENSISVLLAGSGESLQKAVSHAAMSHPSISQVLVADSDKLAHPLAEPWAALVHLIQQRGGYSHIIAASSSFGKNVLPRAAALLDVSPITDVIDISGPKLFVRPIYAGNALCTVRYTGVNPCMLTIRSTSFPVSLNSADSRSEAAPISQVDLSTFSEDSVGKSRYVNHTSQDTERADLGSARVVITGGRALKSAENFQLIEKLAAKLGGAVGATRAAVDAGFVPNELQVGQTGKIVAPELYMAFGVSGAIQHLAGMRDSKVIVAVNKDADAPIFQVADYGLVTDIFEAIPELLEKLPSKK; encoded by the exons ATGACAGTACTAATGAACTTTCTAAGAAGATCTCCCTTCAATAAACATCGGTTCTTGTCTGTGGTTTCTTCTTCTAGATTT GCAAGTACATTGGTCCTAGGGGAACATGAAAACGGGCATATGAAACAATCATCATTAAGTGCTATAGAAGCAGCGTCAAGGGCAATTGGTGGTAGTGAGGAAGAAAATTCCATTTCAGTTCTACTGGCAGGATCAGGTGAATCCCTTCAAAAAGCTGTTTCACATGCTGCAATGAGTCATCCTTCAATTTCACAA GTGCTTGTGGCAGATTCAGATAAACTAGCCCATCCTCTTGCTGAACCTTGGGCTGCATTAGTCCATTTGATTCAACAGAGAGGAGGTTACTCGCACATAATTGCTGCCTCAAGTTCCTTTGGGAAGAATGTTCTGCCACGTGCGGCTGCTCTTTTAGATGTTTCTCCAATTACTGATGTCATTGATATTTCCGGGCCTAAACTATTTGTCAG GCCTATTTATGCTGGAAACGCTCTTTGTACTGTTCGATACACCGGTGTAAATCCTTGTATGCTAACCATTAGGTCCACTTCGTTCCCTGTGTCGCTTAATTCAGCTGATTCCAGATCCGAAGCAGCTCCCATCTCCCAGGTTGATCTCTCAACCTTCAGTGAAG ATAGTGTTGGCAAATCTCGATATGTAAATCATACATCCCAAGATACAGAACGTGCGGATCTAGGAAGTGCGCGAGTAGTGATCACAGGGGGTAGAGCACTTAAGAGTGCCGAAAACTTCCAACTAATAGAGAAGCTTGCAGCAAAGCTTGGTGGAGCAG TTGGTGCAACTCGAGCAGCTGTTGATGCAGGGTTTGTTCCTAATGAACTCCAG GTTGGTCAAACTGGAAAAATCGTGGCTCCAGAGTTGTACATGGCATTTGGGGTTTCTGGAGCCATCCAACATTTGGCAGGCATGAGAGACTCTAAAGTCATCGTTGCTGTAAATAAAGACGCAGACGCTCCCATATTCCAG